A window of Adhaeribacter arboris genomic DNA:
GATCGGCTTTTGGTACCATGATTGGCCGGCAACTCGAAGACATGTGGGAATTACTGGGAAAAGAAGCCTTTACCATTGTGGAGTACGGAGCCGGTACGGGTGCCTTGTGCCACGATATCCTGAATTACCTGAAAAACAACGAAGAACTGTACGCCCATTTGCGGTATTGCATCATTGAAAAAAGCCCCAGTATGCGCCAAATAGAAGCCAGTCACTTAACGGAAAAAGTGAGCTGGCACGATTCCATTCAGGAACTGGCTCCTTTTACCGGCTGCGTTTTATCGAATGAGTTGTTGGATAATCTGGCGGTACACCAGGTAATTAGGCGCGAGGAACTGATGGAAGTATTCGTGGATTATCAGGCAGGTTTTACAGAAAAGCTCCTCCCCGCCTCTCCTCCGCTGAAAGATTACCTGGCGGACTTACATGTAATTTTACCCCCTAATTTTCGGACGGAAATAAACCTGGAAGCATTGGATTGGCTCCGGGAAATTGCCTCTTCACTTACCAAAGGCTACGTTCTTACTATTGATTATGGATTTACTTCGGACGAGTTGTACCAAGACTACCGCCGGACCGGAACTATTGTCTGCTACCACAAACACCAGGTAAACGAAAACCCCTACCAGAATATCGGCGAGCAAGATATTACTACCCACATTAATTTTTCGGCTTTAATCCATTTGGGCGCAAAATTCGGTTTGGAACTTTGCGGGTACACCAACCAAGGCCGTTTCTTGTTAGCATTGGGTTTTAAAGAATATTTAAAAAATATCGCTATTCCCGGCCAGGACGAAGCTAACTTTAAACAAGAACTTTTTTTAACCCAAACCCTGCTCATGGATATGGGCCGGAAATTTAAAGTGCTCATTCAAGGCAAAGGAATACCGCCAAAAGAATTATTAGGTTTGAAGCTTTCTTAACCGCAGGTTCACGTAAACGGAGATCAGGGCCGCTAAAGCAAAAAGAACAGCCGTTACGGTATCCATAAACAAAGCATTTATGTCCTGGTGCAGCAGTTTATCCGCGTAATACTTGATAAAAGAATTCGGTAAATTTTGTTCGCCCAGCTTTTCTTTAATTTGCCACTGATAATCGGTGATGGAGCAATAGCCCCAGCCGAACCAAATACCTAAAACTACCCAGCGAAAAGTTGTCAGGCCTACACAAATCAAATGTAACTTCCGGGTAGCGGACCAAATCCACCCGAATAAATTAAAACAAATAATTAACAAATGAATACCGGTAAACAAAACGTCCAGAAACGTTAACATCAGTCGTACAATTTGCGAAAGGCATTTACTCGTTTTCCAGCAATTAGGAGTCGGCTAAATCCGGTTCCGGCTAATTTAAAAATATTCCTTTCCAATATAAGCCGAAATGTTACGTTTTAGGCTGCCTTTTCTTTTCGGGCTTCTCTTCTTTCTTCCCGGCGCTCTTTTCGTTCCTCTTTCCGTTCTTCCTTTTTCTCCTCTTTCTTTTCTTGAGTTTTTTCTTTAACGGCATCCAAAACCGTTTTTAATTTACCCGTAGAATTCAGGTTTATTTTGCTGTCCTGGAGTATATTAGATTTGGTAACCAATTCGGTTTTCATTTTTACGTCGTAGCTCACGTCTTTGCCTTCCTTAATAATATCGAGTAAAGTTTTGCCCATTTCTTTAAAGGTAAGCTGCACCGGTATGGTAAAGTTGGTGGTACCCTTGGCGGGTATCTGAATGGTGCCCGGTTTAGTACCCTCCACGGCTTCGTTGTCTTCTAATTTAACGGAATAAGCTATATCTTTTAAGCCTAAGGCAAAAACGTTGCGGTTTCTAACGGTTGCCGCTACCTGCATGGTAGCCCCTTTCAATTTTAAATCGTTTATTTTAATGTCCGTGATTTTTACTTCCGGTATGGTTACCAAAGGCAAACGTTTTTCTACTTTCAGGTTAAATTTATCTTTCGGAATAAGTTTCGTTTTAGAGAATATAGTGGCGTTTACCCGGTAGTTAACGCTGTCCTGCTTTTGCTGAGCGAGCCGGTCGGTTACTTCTTTCAGCTTATCGTAGTACAAAGTTAAAGGTAAAGTAATTTTGGTACTGTCTTTGGCCTCCAACCGCAACGTGTCCGGGTACGTGGTGCGGGCTACTTGCTGGTCGGCGATAAACACTTCGTAGTACAAACTATCCATGGTAAATCCAATGGGCGCCGGATTATCAATGATCATTCCCATTTTCACGTCGGCTTTTTCGGCGGTTAAATTGGTGAGCTGCATGCTCGTCAGGGTAAGTTTAGGTATAATGTAATCGGCTACCTTTTTATCGGAGCGCTGAAACTTAATTACCGCGTAGCCAATTGCTAAGAGCACCGCTAAAATTATTAATCCTATTATCCAGTTTCTGCTTTTTTTTTGAGTATTCATTTTCGTATTTCGTTTACTAGCGCCTAATTCTTGCCGGCAGCATCCGGATTTTTCAGGCGTGCTTTTTCTACCCTACGAAAATTTTCTATTTTAACTAAATAAATTTTAAAGAACCGATTTTGAAGTGCTTAGATTTTTTCTTTTCATACCTTTCTGCCGTTAAAGGCCGTAACTAAAGAAAATAATTCTTGTTTTTCTGAATACTCCAGTCCAGAGAAAGTAAAAGACGTAATGGTAAGGCTGGTAAGTATCCGATTAAAATCAAGTATACGTTTTATTAAGTATACGTTTTATTAGTGTCCACATTAATAAGCCACCATTTGTTAACGTACAACCTATAACTTAAAAACGTATTACCTACTTATGCCTTATTTAAAAATCACTTGTTCCGATGCGGAGCACGCGCAATTTCAGGATATGGCGCAAAAGTTAACTGCCGAAATAATTAATTTGTTTTATAATCCTCAAAGCCGGGTTACCCGCGAAGAACTCCGCCAAAGAACTACGATTCACTTTGTGCCTTACCAACCAGATGAATTATATATTGGAGGCCAGACGGTAAGTCAACGGGGCAGAAAGGATGTAACCGTCGAATTATCGGATTGGAGTATGTCGGTAAAAAAGCAAAAGCAAGTGGCCCAAGTACTTACTCCGGTGTTGGCGCAGTTATTTAGCATTCCGGTAACAGAAACAGATTCAATTAATATCCGTTTTCATTCTTATTCACCCAGCGATTTTGCCATAGGCGGTAAGCTTCTCTCCGATTTGGTTCCTACGGTGGGGCGAATTGCCAAAAGCATTTTTGGCTGAGAAAATCTACTTCTTACTGCTGCGCTTGTTCCTGCATTTGGGTGGTCAATACATCTACGTAATAAGAAGTATAATTCTGGCCTTGTGTTTTGAGTATGCCCCGCAAAGGACTGCAATCGCTGTAATCTACGCCGTGGGCGGCTTTGATATGATTTATTCCTACCAGCAAATTATTCGTAGGATCAAAACCGAACCAACCGTGTCCCGGAATAAAAGCCTCCGCCCAGGCGTGCATTACCGCAGAACCCACGAAACCTCCTCCCTGGTTTAAATACCCCGACACGTAGCGGCAAGGAATCCGGTTTAGGCGGGCAATCGCTAAAAACAAATGCGTATAATCCTGGCAAACGCCTTTCCCTAAGTAAAAAACTTCGCTGGCCGTAGTATGCACGTTGGTAGGCACCGGATCAAATTCGAGCAACTCGTTCACGTATTGGTTTAATTGTTTCAGGTAATCATAAACAGATTGTTTCCGGGGGCGGTTTAACAAACGTTTATGATACGACTCTAAAATGCTGGTGTAGCGGGTAAAGCCTAAGTATAAATGA
This region includes:
- a CDS encoding class I SAM-dependent methyltransferase, with the translated sequence MTLTEIIIQRIQQEGPISFRDYMEMALYYPELGYYTSAPHKIGTQGDFYTSSSLGSAFGTMIGRQLEDMWELLGKEAFTIVEYGAGTGALCHDILNYLKNNEELYAHLRYCIIEKSPSMRQIEASHLTEKVSWHDSIQELAPFTGCVLSNELLDNLAVHQVIRREELMEVFVDYQAGFTEKLLPASPPLKDYLADLHVILPPNFRTEINLEALDWLREIASSLTKGYVLTIDYGFTSDELYQDYRRTGTIVCYHKHQVNENPYQNIGEQDITTHINFSALIHLGAKFGLELCGYTNQGRFLLALGFKEYLKNIAIPGQDEANFKQELFLTQTLLMDMGRKFKVLIQGKGIPPKELLGLKLS
- a CDS encoding DUF2784 domain-containing protein gives rise to the protein MLTFLDVLFTGIHLLIICFNLFGWIWSATRKLHLICVGLTTFRWVVLGIWFGWGYCSITDYQWQIKEKLGEQNLPNSFIKYYADKLLHQDINALFMDTVTAVLFALAALISVYVNLRLRKLQT
- a CDS encoding NDR1/HIN1-like protein encodes the protein MNTQKKSRNWIIGLIILAVLLAIGYAVIKFQRSDKKVADYIIPKLTLTSMQLTNLTAEKADVKMGMIIDNPAPIGFTMDSLYYEVFIADQQVARTTYPDTLRLEAKDSTKITLPLTLYYDKLKEVTDRLAQQKQDSVNYRVNATIFSKTKLIPKDKFNLKVEKRLPLVTIPEVKITDIKINDLKLKGATMQVAATVRNRNVFALGLKDIAYSVKLEDNEAVEGTKPGTIQIPAKGTTNFTIPVQLTFKEMGKTLLDIIKEGKDVSYDVKMKTELVTKSNILQDSKINLNSTGKLKTVLDAVKEKTQEKKEEKKEERKEERKERREERREARKEKAA
- a CDS encoding transglutaminase domain-containing protein, which codes for MATEYTINYHTHNKYEAPVTEALFELLVAPCTEATQRITRISYTNSLGQEMYHHGNPFGFQVACLRSAKHFSEFKFTMRATVEKSQPWLVVNSLPLEEEQAILVSRDFFIDHHLYLGFTRYTSILESYHKRLLNRPRKQSVYDYLKQLNQYVNELLEFDPVPTNVHTTASEVFYLGKGVCQDYTHLFLAIARLNRIPCRYVSGYLNQGGGFVGSAVMHAWAEAFIPGHGWFGFDPTNNLLVGINHIKAAHGVDYSDCSPLRGILKTQGQNYTSYYVDVLTTQMQEQAQQ